The nucleotide sequence TTAGATAAAATCAATTTAATTGGTGACGATAAAGGCGGATTGTATCTTTTTGATAACGATATAAAAAGCTTTCCGCAACAACAAACGAATCAAAATGTATAATTTAACGAATCGTTATGTTTAAATGTCATAAAAGATGTCTTATTTTAGGGCATCTTTTTTTATTTAGAAAAGGTATTGTTCAGTAACAAGATAAATAGTAACTTTGCATTTGCTATTAAAATTATAGCTTTTGTATAAACAACACCATTTTATGAAACAAATTTCGTATATAGTTTTAACCGTTTTAGTGTTTGCAAGTTGTTCGCCACTTCAAAAAGCTTTAAAAGCAGATAATACTGCTTATAAAAACGAAGTTGCCGATCAATTATACGAAAAAGGAAAATATAAACAAGCCATTCGTTTATACGAACAAATAGAAGCCAAAGACGGTTGGTTACCTAATTATCAGGCAATGTATTACAGATATTGTAAAGCGTATTACAACGCCAGAAAATGGGAGGCCGCCAAACCCATGTTTCAAAAGTTTAACTTCACTTACTTAACAAGTCCAAACCGTGAAGAAACCATGTATTTAGAAGCAATGTCGGCTTATGAAATGTCTGAAGTTTTTACGTTAGATCAACACATAACGTATGAAGGAATTGAAAAATTTGAACGTTTTTTAACCACATATCCGGAGTCACAATACAAAGCCGACGCGAATGCAAAAATGCAGGAGTTAAAAGAAAAAATAGAACGAAAAGCATACGAATCGGCACGTTTATACAACAAAATTGGAGAGTACACCCGCGATTACAATGCAGCAATTGTTGCTTTAGACAATTTTTTGTTAGATTACCCGGGAACAGTTTATAAAACCGATGCACTGTTTTATAAATTCGATTCGGCATACAAACTGGCATTAAACAGTGTGTATTCAAAAATGGAAGACCGTTTGAAAAATGCCATCAGCCTACATGACGATTTAATCAGTTATGCCCCTGATACACAATATAAAGAAGAAGCAGACAGAATGCTTGAACGATTAAAAAAAGAATTACAACAATTTTCATCAAAATAAGCGAAAATGGATTTAAAAAATTCCCAAGCTGCGGTAAACACCATTACCTACAACAAAGCCGAAATTGAAAAACCAACAGGTAATATTTACGAAGCTATTACAATTATTGCTAAAAGAGCAAACCAGATTAATACCGAAATTAAAAAGGAATTAATTGATAAATTAGACGAGTTTGCTACTTACAACGATAGTTTAGACGAGGTTTTTGAAAATAAAGAACAAATAGAAGTTTCAAAATACTACGAAAGATTACCAAAACCACACGCTTTAGCAGTTGAAGAGTGGTTAAGTGGAGAGATAACATATAAAGAATAGATACATGTCTGTATTAAGCGGTAAAAAAATAATTCTGGGAGTTTCCGGTGGAATTGCCGCTTATAAAACGGCAAATCTAGTACGTTTATTAATAAAAGCAGGTGCACAGGTTCAAGTAATCATGTCACCTGCTTCTTGTGCTTTTATTACTCCGTTAACATTGGCAACCCTTTCAAAACGACCGGTTTATACCCAATTTGAAAAAGGTTTTGGAGAATGGACCAACCACGTTGAGTTGGGGTTATGGGCAGATGCACTAATTGTTGCACCGGCTACGGCAAACACGCTTGCTAAAATGGCAAATGGATTGTGCGATAATTTGTTGTTGGCAACATATCTTTCTGCAAAATGCCCGGTATTTTTTACGCCGGCTATGGATTTGGATATGTTTGCACATCCTTCTACAAAAGAAAACATCAGTAAATTAAAAAACTACGGAAACATTGAAATTGAATCTGAATTTGGTGAATTAGCATCGGGTTTAGTCGGTCAAGGAAGAATGGCAGAACCCGAAACAATCATCCAGAAAATCTCTGATTTTTTTAATCGTGAAACGGCTCTTGATTTAAAAGGAAAAAAGGTTGTTATTACCGCCGGACCTACGTATGAACCGTTAGATCCCGTACGCTTTATCGGAAATCATTCCACAGGAAAAATGGGATTTGATATTGCTGTTGAAGCTGCCAACCGGGGTGCAGATGTGGTTTTAATTACAGGCCCCACGTCATTAAAAATGCCTCATTCGTTAGTTAAAGTCGTACACATTACTACGGCAAACGAAATGTATCAGCAATGCCACGAGCTTTTTTCTTCGGCAGATATTGTGATTGGTGCGGCAGCGGTTGCAGATTACAGACCAAAAGTTGTTGCCAATCAAAAAATCAAAAAGAACGATGAAGAATTTGTAATTGCCCTGGAGAAAAATCCTGATATTCTGGCATCGTTAGGAGCTGTTAAAGCACATCAGTTTTTGGTGGGGTTTGCATTAGAAACCGAAAACGAAATAGAATATGCAAAATCTAAATTGAAAAAGAAGAATTTAGATTTAATTGTATTAAATTCGTTAAACGATAAAGGAGCCGGTTTTGGAAAACCAACAAATAAAGTTACCTTTATTGACAAAGATTTTAATGTTTTTCCACAAGAATTAAAATCAAAAGAAGCTGTTGCTAAAGATATTATTGACCAAATTGTGAGGAGTTATGCTAAATAAAATCGTATTGTTTTTTGTATTCTTAATAGGATATACAAGTGTTGCACAAGAATTAAATGCCAATGTTGTAATAAATTCTGAACGAATTCAGCAATCAAACAAACAGGTTTTTACAACACTTCAAACATCTATACGCGATTTTTTAAATAACACAAAATTTACAAATCTAAATGTAAAACGGAACGAGTTAATAGATTGTAACTTGCTTTTTATAATAAATGATTACGATCCTAACTCAAACGCTTTTACTGGAACGTTACAAATTCAGTCGTCGCGACCGGTTTTTAATTCGGGATACAGTACTACACTTTTTAATTTTAACGACCGCAACATATCTTTTAATTACATAGAGTTTGAACCGCTGACTTATTCTGAAAATAACATCGGTTCTTCATTGGTAGGTTTGTTAAGTTATTATGCCAATTTAATTATTGGTTTAGATGCCGATTCTTTTGCATTATATGGTGGTTCGGCAAGTTTTCAAAAAGCGTCAAATGTGGTGGGAATGATGCAGCAAAACGGAGATAAAGGTTGGATAATGGGCGATCAAAATAACAGATATGCCTTGATAAACGATATTTTATCAAACACCTTTTCGTCGTACCGCGAAGCGTTGTATGAATATCATTTAAAAGGCTTAGACGTGATGAATACAAATCCTGAAGAAGGTAAAAAAGGGGTTGCAAACGCAATCAATATTTTAGCAAATATTCATAAAGTTAAACCAAACGCTTTTCCTACACGTATTTTTTTCGATGCCAAAGCAGACGAGATTGTTCAAGTATTTAGTGCAGGACCAACTTACGACAAAACACAATTGGTTGAAACTTTAACACGCATAAATTCCACTAACGGAATCAAGTGGAATAGAATGTAATTCGGCATTATGTTAACACATTTATCGATTAAAAATTATGCCTTAATTGTGCATACCGCTATTGATTTTACAAATAATCTAACCATAATTACTGGAGAAACCGGCGCAGGAAAATCTATTTTGTTAGATGCTCTTGGCTTGGTTTTGGGCAAACGTGCCGATTTGAACACTTTAAGAAATCCCGAAGAAAAATGTGTCATCGAAGCACATTTTAATATTGCATCGTATCAGTTGCATTCGTTATTTTCGGAATTAGATTTAGATTATGAAAACGATACCATTGTAAGACGCGAAATTCTTCCGTCGGGCAAATCACGTGCTTTTGTAAACGATGTGCCTACTACATTACAAAACTTACAACAGTTAGGCAATTTTTTGATTGATATTCATACACAACATCAAACGCAAGATCTTTTCAGTGAAAAATATCAGTTGAATTTAATTGATGTTTATGCCGATAACGGAAATTTACTGAAGGATTATCAGCAGCAATTACAAAGTTTTAAGAAGTATCAGCAGCAATTAAATCTTTTAAAAGAACAACAATCACAAGCTGCAAAAGAGCAAGATTATAATGCCTTTTTGTTAGATGAATTAGTGCAGGCTAATTTAAAAAGTGACGAACAGGAAGAATTGGAAAGTCAATTTGAAGTATTGGCGAATGTTGAAAAAGTCGGTGGGTTTTTAGAACAAGGTTATGCAATTTTATCAAACGAAGAATTCGGGATTAACAAGCAATTGTACGAAGTTAAATCGCAAATACAGAAGTTGGCTCAGATCAGCACAAAATACGAAAATCTGTATCAACGTTTAGAAAGCAGTTTTATTGAGTTAGAAGATGTTGCCGATGAATTGCAAGCAGAATTACAGCAATTGGTTGCCGATCCGCAACAATTAGAGTTGATCAATCAAAAATTACAGTCAATTTATCAGTTGCAGAAAAAACACAACGTTTCAACAATAGATGAATTATTGGTAATTCAAAACGAATTATCGCAAAAAGTTGCCGGTTTAGAATCGATTGAAGAAGAAATAAATGCTGTTGAAAAATTACTGCAGAAAACCGAAGATGATTTAAATGTATTGGCGCAAGAATTACATTCTAAACGTTCATTGATTTTAAAAGCGTTGAGTTCAGAAATTGAAAATCTGATAAAACCTTTAGGAATGCCAAATGCACAGTTTGATATTCAACTGGCTTACAGCGAAACCTTTTTGAGCAACGGAAAAGACGAAGTAAACTGGTTGTTTTCCGGAAATAAAGGAATGCAGTTTGGGTTGATGAAGAAAACCGCATCAGGTGGTGAACTTTCAAGAATTATGCTTGCCGTAAAATCAATTCTAGCTCAAAAAAGCAAATTGCCAACCATAATTTTCGATGAAATTGATACCGGAGTTTCGGGCGATGTTGCCGATAAAATGGGAACAATTATGCACGGAATGGGCAATTATATGCAGATTTTTGCTATTACACATTTGCCACAAGTTGCATCAAAAGGAAAACAGCATTTTAAAGTAGCTAAGTTTGATGACGATAAAGTAACTACATCAACCATTAAATTACTAAGTACCGAAGAACGTATTCAAGAAATTGCCCAAATGCTTTCGGGGAATATGATAACCGATGCTGCACTGCAACACGCTAAACAATTGCTTAATTAATAACCTGCAAGGCTTTTAAAAACTTGTAGGTATCAAAATATAATTAAAACCTACAAGGTCGATAAAGACCTTGCAGGTTAATTTTTAATATTTACCACTTAATAATTCGCCTCCTATAGTAGCTTTCGCTTCAATTCCTAATTTTTTCATCATTTCATAGGTAGTACAAACGGCAGCCGATGTTACTGGAATGCCAATTTCAGCCTGAATTTTATCAATAGCTTCCAACGAAGGCATTTGCACACAAGCCGAAACTACTAAAACATCAATTCCAGTCAGGTCTAAACGCTTATAAATTTCCAATAAATTCATCGGGTCTTGTGCTGCAACTTCCAAATTATCAGGAATTTCCAAAGCAATACTTTCTTTAACTTCAATTCCTTGGTGTTCAATATAATCTACCACTAAATCGGTTAACGGACGCATATATGGTGTAATAATTGAAATTTTCTTCGCACCTAAAACCTTCAATCCATTGATCAAAGCACCAGCAGAAGTTACAATTGGAGTAGGGAAATTGTTTGCAACCGTTTCCTGATGCAAATTCACTTCAGAAACGCAATGATATCCGCGACCCATACTCATAATCGCCACCAAACACGCATAACCCATTACATCAACATGAGCGTCTGATAATTCTTGGGCACATTTTAAACTCATCGCATCCATAGCCTCCAATTCTTCTTTGGTAACTTTTTTCATGCGCATTCTACTTGAGTGAAACGTAAAACGTTCCGGCAAAATAGTTTCACGCGAACGGAAAATTGCCGGAATTTCGGTTTCCATGGTTACATTGCTCGATGGAACTATTTGTCCGATTCTATATTTTTTCATTTTATTTGAAGTCTTTTTTCTTGTCTCTTTATTCTTTTAAATCTCCTTAACCGTATTTACAATCGTTCCAATGTTTTCCACATAACATTCCATTACATCGCCGTCTTTCATCCATTCCTGTGGATTTCTACCAGCACCAACACCAGCCGGAGTTCCTGTTGCGATGATATCTCCAGGTTCTAAAGTGAAAACGATACTTAAATCTTCAATTAAATCGTTGATGTTGAATAACATAAATTGCGTGTTTGAATTTTGTTTTTCAATTCCGTTTAACTTTAAAGAAAGATCTAAGTTGTGCGGGTTTTCAATTTCGTCTTTTGTAACCAAAAACGGTCCCATTGGTGCAAAAGTATCTTGACCTTTAGAAACAATCCATTGTCCTTCTCTGCGACAATCACGTGCCGAAATATCGTTGATAATTGTGTAGCCAAAAACATAATCTAAAGCGTTTTCCTTGCTAACATATTTCCCTTTTTTGCCCATTACCACAGCCAATTCTACTTCCCAATCTAATTGTTTCGTTAAATTTGTATTTAACAACACGTTGGTATTCGGCCCCGTAACAGTTGTTGGTGGTTTAGAAAAAATAATTGGTTTTTGAGGCAATTTTCCTGTAGTATCCAATGTTCTGGCACTTTCGGCAACGTGTTCGGTATAGTTCAAACCAATACCGATGATGTTTTTACGTGGTTTTTCAATTGGTGCTAAAATTTCGACATCGTTCAAAGGAAAAGAAATATTTTCGAAATCAACTTCTCGAGTATCTTCAATTAAATTATTGATTTCAGCAATTATTTCAATTCCCATATCAATTAGTTCCAACATATCATTTGGTAACGGAAAATTCGAAATTCCACCAAAATCTTCCATGTCAACAACCAAATTGTTGTGCATAAATCCTAATCGCGGTTCGCTGTCTTGTGTTTTGTATGTTAATAGTTTCATTTTTTATTATTTTAATTGTTTAATTGTTTTGTTTTCGATTAATGATTTCATTTGGGTAATGGCAACTTTATTGAGCTGAATAAGTCGTTTGCTTTGCGGTAAGTCTTGTTGTATCAATAAAGCGTTGATGCTTTCCATATTGCTTAATACAACCAATTGCTCTAAAGTTGCAACATCTCTGATATTTCCTTTCTCATCAGGATTCTTATCTCTCCATTCTTTTGCTGTAATTCCAAATAAAGCTACGTTCAGCAAATCGGCTTCGTTGGCATATACAAAGGAAGCTTGCTGTTTACTGATTTCTTTAGGAATAAGATTTTCTTTAATGGCGTTTGTATGGATTTGGTAGTTGATTTTTGAAATGGTACGTTGTAAGTTCCATTCTAAATTTAAGCGGTTGTTTTCATCATTTTTTAAGCGTTGAAATTCTTTGATGAGGTACAATTTAAACCGTGATGAAACCCATGAAGCAAATTCAAAAGCGATATCTTTGTGTGCAAAAGTGCCCCCATTTTTACCTAATTTTGATA is from Flavobacterium dauae and encodes:
- a CDS encoding outer membrane protein assembly factor BamD, translating into MKQISYIVLTVLVFASCSPLQKALKADNTAYKNEVADQLYEKGKYKQAIRLYEQIEAKDGWLPNYQAMYYRYCKAYYNARKWEAAKPMFQKFNFTYLTSPNREETMYLEAMSAYEMSEVFTLDQHITYEGIEKFERFLTTYPESQYKADANAKMQELKEKIERKAYESARLYNKIGEYTRDYNAAIVALDNFLLDYPGTVYKTDALFYKFDSAYKLALNSVYSKMEDRLKNAISLHDDLISYAPDTQYKEEADRMLERLKKELQQFSSK
- a CDS encoding DNA-directed RNA polymerase subunit omega; the encoded protein is MDLKNSQAAVNTITYNKAEIEKPTGNIYEAITIIAKRANQINTEIKKELIDKLDEFATYNDSLDEVFENKEQIEVSKYYERLPKPHALAVEEWLSGEITYKE
- the coaBC gene encoding bifunctional phosphopantothenoylcysteine decarboxylase/phosphopantothenate--cysteine ligase CoaBC, which gives rise to MSVLSGKKIILGVSGGIAAYKTANLVRLLIKAGAQVQVIMSPASCAFITPLTLATLSKRPVYTQFEKGFGEWTNHVELGLWADALIVAPATANTLAKMANGLCDNLLLATYLSAKCPVFFTPAMDLDMFAHPSTKENISKLKNYGNIEIESEFGELASGLVGQGRMAEPETIIQKISDFFNRETALDLKGKKVVITAGPTYEPLDPVRFIGNHSTGKMGFDIAVEAANRGADVVLITGPTSLKMPHSLVKVVHITTANEMYQQCHELFSSADIVIGAAAVADYRPKVVANQKIKKNDEEFVIALEKNPDILASLGAVKAHQFLVGFALETENEIEYAKSKLKKKNLDLIVLNSLNDKGAGFGKPTNKVTFIDKDFNVFPQELKSKEAVAKDIIDQIVRSYAK
- a CDS encoding DUF4835 family protein — encoded protein: MLNKIVLFFVFLIGYTSVAQELNANVVINSERIQQSNKQVFTTLQTSIRDFLNNTKFTNLNVKRNELIDCNLLFIINDYDPNSNAFTGTLQIQSSRPVFNSGYSTTLFNFNDRNISFNYIEFEPLTYSENNIGSSLVGLLSYYANLIIGLDADSFALYGGSASFQKASNVVGMMQQNGDKGWIMGDQNNRYALINDILSNTFSSYREALYEYHLKGLDVMNTNPEEGKKGVANAINILANIHKVKPNAFPTRIFFDAKADEIVQVFSAGPTYDKTQLVETLTRINSTNGIKWNRM
- the recN gene encoding DNA repair protein RecN, coding for MLTHLSIKNYALIVHTAIDFTNNLTIITGETGAGKSILLDALGLVLGKRADLNTLRNPEEKCVIEAHFNIASYQLHSLFSELDLDYENDTIVRREILPSGKSRAFVNDVPTTLQNLQQLGNFLIDIHTQHQTQDLFSEKYQLNLIDVYADNGNLLKDYQQQLQSFKKYQQQLNLLKEQQSQAAKEQDYNAFLLDELVQANLKSDEQEELESQFEVLANVEKVGGFLEQGYAILSNEEFGINKQLYEVKSQIQKLAQISTKYENLYQRLESSFIELEDVADELQAELQQLVADPQQLELINQKLQSIYQLQKKHNVSTIDELLVIQNELSQKVAGLESIEEEINAVEKLLQKTEDDLNVLAQELHSKRSLILKALSSEIENLIKPLGMPNAQFDIQLAYSETFLSNGKDEVNWLFSGNKGMQFGLMKKTASGGELSRIMLAVKSILAQKSKLPTIIFDEIDTGVSGDVADKMGTIMHGMGNYMQIFAITHLPQVASKGKQHFKVAKFDDDKVTTSTIKLLSTEERIQEIAQMLSGNMITDAALQHAKQLLN
- a CDS encoding maleate cis-trans isomerase family protein gives rise to the protein MKKYRIGQIVPSSNVTMETEIPAIFRSRETILPERFTFHSSRMRMKKVTKEELEAMDAMSLKCAQELSDAHVDVMGYACLVAIMSMGRGYHCVSEVNLHQETVANNFPTPIVTSAGALINGLKVLGAKKISIITPYMRPLTDLVVDYIEHQGIEVKESIALEIPDNLEVAAQDPMNLLEIYKRLDLTGIDVLVVSACVQMPSLEAIDKIQAEIGIPVTSAAVCTTYEMMKKLGIEAKATIGGELLSGKY
- a CDS encoding fumarylacetoacetate hydrolase family protein yields the protein MKLLTYKTQDSEPRLGFMHNNLVVDMEDFGGISNFPLPNDMLELIDMGIEIIAEINNLIEDTREVDFENISFPLNDVEILAPIEKPRKNIIGIGLNYTEHVAESARTLDTTGKLPQKPIIFSKPPTTVTGPNTNVLLNTNLTKQLDWEVELAVVMGKKGKYVSKENALDYVFGYTIINDISARDCRREGQWIVSKGQDTFAPMGPFLVTKDEIENPHNLDLSLKLNGIEKQNSNTQFMLFNINDLIEDLSIVFTLEPGDIIATGTPAGVGAGRNPQEWMKDGDVMECYVENIGTIVNTVKEI
- a CDS encoding KilA-N domain-containing protein; this encodes MAKNKKIEVEGIKIVLYEDNQEDFISLTDIARFRNPAEPKDVVKNWMRSRATIEFLGLWEQLNNPNFKGVEFDPLLYEAGSNSFTLSPTKWIETVNAKGIVSKLGKNGGTFAHKDIAFEFASWVSSRFKLYLIKEFQRLKNDENNRLNLEWNLQRTISKINYQIHTNAIKENLIPKEISKQQASFVYANEADLLNVALFGITAKEWRDKNPDEKGNIRDVATLEQLVVLSNMESINALLIQQDLPQSKRLIQLNKVAITQMKSLIENKTIKQLK